CGGTGTCGCCGCGATCGTCGAAGACGAACCGCGTCTCGTACATTTCGGCGCCCTCGGGCCCGACGACTTTGGATTGAATCGTCAAGCGATGGACCAGTTCGTTCTCGTGGCGCACGACACCGGAGTAGAAATACTGCACCAGCGGGGTCACCGACGGATCGAGCGGGGCCAACCGCCGGCGTTCGACCAGCATCGCGAGCAAACGTTTCTGCAGGTTGGTCGGCAGCAGGCGATTCGCGTCGTCGGGCGTCATGCGCACCGTTACTAGCTCGTCCTGCGCCTTATTGTTTTCGGCTACCGGTTTATCGGTGGTAAAGCGGATAATCGCGTCCCAATCGTCGGCGGTGATACCGGTGAAGCGCATCCCGTACCGCCAGACCGATTTGCCCTGATGCGAAACGGTATCTTGCCAAACGGATCGTGCGCGCATGCGTAGGACGCGCGTCTCGATGGTGGCGCGGACTTCGAATTCGTCCCGGCCGACCGGCTCCTGCGTGAGGATGCACAGGCCGCCACCGCTGATGTCCAAGCCGATCGCGGGTTTTTGCGTAAGCCCGCCATCCACCGACACCGTCGCACGGTACGGCTTGCGCTTGCGCGGATACTTGCGGCGATTGGCATCCTTGCCGGTGAACCAACCAAGAAGGTCACTTAGCACGTTGCCGACCTATTGGCCGCGGGGCCCGGGGAACCATGCAGGCGCCTTAGCGCGCCGCGACGCGCCGGTTAGCGAGCGTGACGGCCACGAAGGCCGCGACTTCGCTGGGCAAGGTCCCTCGTCCAAAGCCGGCGTCGTATCCGAGTTCGCTCGCCATGAGATTGGTCACGCGCGGGCCGCCGCAGATCAGGACGACGCGGTCGCGCAGCCGTTCGGCTTCGAGCAATTCCGCGAGCGCCGTGAAGTTTTTCACGTCGCTGCCCTTTTGGGTCACCACCTGCGAGGCGAGGAGTGCATCGACCTCGTGCTCCTTGGCGAATTTCACGAAGTCTTCCACCGCGACTTGGCTGCCCAGGTTGAACGTCTCGAACGAATGGTAACGCTCCAGGCCGTAGTCGCCTTTGTAGCCCTTCATATTCAGGATGGCGTCGATACCGACGGTATGGGCGTCGGTCCCGATGCACGCCCCGGCGATGCGAATTTTGCGACCCAGCGACTCCTGGACGTAGGTATCAACCTCGTCCATCGACATCGCGTGCTCTTTCGCAGACGGCGCTTTGATGGTGGAAAAATCGATCGATTGCGCCGTGCTCGCGTAGACGACGAAGAATGAAAAGCCCTTGGCGATGCGTCGCCCCTCTACCACCTGGACGTCGGTAAAGCCCATTTTTCCGACCAGTTGACGCGCGGCCTCATCGGCAGCCTCGCTCCATTCGACCGGGAGCGTGAACGAGAGCTGGACTTTGCCGTCGTCGGTGGCATCGCCGTACGGCCGAATCCGGCTCATACCGTCACCCCTTGCAGCGCTTCTTCAAACGGATTCCAGTACTCGGGCGCGCGTTCGAAGACGCCCTCGAAACCGCGGCCGCCGTCGGGCGGGCGTTTGACGTCGGCGAACAGCGCGGCCTCGATCGCGCTCATCAAGCCGATCTCGGCGACGCGTTCGAGCAGCGCATCGCAGCCCGTCAACACGCTCTGCGCGCGCCGTTCGATGATGCCGTCGGGCTTGAACTGAATCTCGTCGCCGAAATGCCGGGCGGTATTCATCACGTACTGCGCGTTTTCGATCGCCAGCACGCGATCGCCGAGGAACGGTGTATGGATCGCTTCGGTGAGCATGCCGCACAGATGGATCGTCTGCTTGGTCATCACCGAGGTGAGATTGAACATCGCATCGATCAGATGCCCTTTGAAAATATCGCCGGTCATGTGTTTGGTGGGCGGCATATATTTCAACGGCGCATCCGGGAAAATTTGCCGCGTGAGCTGCGCTTGCGCAACCTGGTAGAGGAAGCCGTCCTCGAGATCGGGGCTAATCTCGTAGGCATCACCCAAGCCGATCTGCCGATCGGGCATACCGGCGCGGTGCGCGAACGCCTCGTTGATGAATTGCGATGCGAGCACGGCCGGAGCTTGTTCGACCGCATCGGCGGTGGTGAGGTAATTATCTTCGCCGGTATTGATGATGATGCCCGAGTACGCATTGAGCATGCGGCTAAAGTGCTGATCCACGAACGTCCGCTTCATGTTGATATCGCGAAACAGAATGCCGTACATCGAATCGTTGAGCAGCATATCGAGCCGCTCGATGGCGGCCATCGTCGCGATCTCGGGCATGCACAAGCCGCTCGCGTAGTTGGTGAGCATGATGTAGCGGCCTTCGCGCTCGCCCGCCTCGTCGAGCGCCTCGCGCATGATGCGGAAATTCTCTTGCGTCGCGTAGGTGCCGCCGAAGCCTTCGGTGGTCGGGCCGAACGGCACGAAATCGAGCAACGACTGGCCGGTGGAGCGAATCACCGCGATAATCTGCGCGCCGGCTTCGGCCGCGGCGACCGCCGCAGTGCGATCTTCGTAGATGTTCCCGCTCGCGACGATAACGTACAGCAACGGCGGCGGTAACTGCGGCAACCGTTCGAGCCGCTCGGCTCGCTCGGCGCGG
The DNA window shown above is from Candidatus Dormiibacterota bacterium and carries:
- a CDS encoding PilZ domain-containing protein, which codes for MLSDLLGWFTGKDANRRKYPRKRKPYRATVSVDGGLTQKPAIGLDISGGGLCILTQEPVGRDEFEVRATIETRVLRMRARSVWQDTVSHQGKSVWRYGMRFTGITADDWDAIIRFTTDKPVAENNKAQDELVTVRMTPDDANRLLPTNLQKRLLAMLVERRRLAPLDPSVTPLVQYFYSGVVRHENELVHRLTIQSKVVGPEGAEMYETRFVFDDRGDTVQMLN
- a CDS encoding lysine 5,6-aminomutase subunit alpha — translated: MELRIDPSTVDRCRALARAIVSPVSDFIAAHSTVAVERSVLRLLGVDGVGADEIPVPNLILDGLSAQDRSRGVALAFGRGLAETGLDPAALGAAIAAGTVRLADFADVPEAAARGVLAPFVAASLARIRERRAERAERLERLPQLPPPLLYVIVASGNIYEDRTAAVAAAEAGAQIIAVIRSTGQSLLDFVPFGPTTEGFGGTYATQENFRIMREALDEAGEREGRYIMLTNYASGLCMPEIATMAAIERLDMLLNDSMYGILFRDINMKRTFVDQHFSRMLNAYSGIIINTGEDNYLTTADAVEQAPAVLASQFINEAFAHRAGMPDRQIGLGDAYEISPDLEDGFLYQVAQAQLTRQIFPDAPLKYMPPTKHMTGDIFKGHLIDAMFNLTSVMTKQTIHLCGMLTEAIHTPFLGDRVLAIENAQYVMNTARHFGDEIQFKPDGIIERRAQSVLTGCDALLERVAEIGLMSAIEAALFADVKRPPDGGRGFEGVFERAPEYWNPFEEALQGVTV
- a CDS encoding OAM dimerization domain-containing protein, coding for MSRIRPYGDATDDGKVQLSFTLPVEWSEAADEAARQLVGKMGFTDVQVVEGRRIAKGFSFFVVYASTAQSIDFSTIKAPSAKEHAMSMDEVDTYVQESLGRKIRIAGACIGTDAHTVGIDAILNMKGYKGDYGLERYHSFETFNLGSQVAVEDFVKFAKEHEVDALLASQVVTQKGSDVKNFTALAELLEAERLRDRVVLICGGPRVTNLMASELGYDAGFGRGTLPSEVAAFVAVTLANRRVAAR